The nucleotide window CTAAGTGCTTGATTAAAATCTTCTAATGCTTGTTGATAATTTTCTAACCAATAATACGCTGTTCCTCGATAATTATAAGCCTGAGCATTGTTGGAATCTAAGGTTAATGATTGATTATAGTCTTGAATGGCTTTTTGATAATCTTCATTAGCGGCATAAATTGCTCCTCGTTGTAAATAAGCGTAAGCATCATCAGGATTATCACGAATAAGTTCGGAAAGCATTTCAATTTCATCGGCATTATTTTGGGCAATTTCTAGAATTTGCTCGGACTTAGCCGACTGAATCAAGTTAGGATTTTCTAATAAAGACGTTCCCAAAGTCGTTGTGGGGATTAACAATGATAGAGAATTGAAAATTAAGGGACTAATAAAATATAAAAGTTTAATTTCCATTGTTAATTATCAATTATCAATTATCCATTATCCATTATCCATTATCCATGATGACTTATCCAATTGCCATGAAATCCATTAGGAACTCTGACGGGTAAATGAACCGTTGCTATAGGTTCTCCCTCAAAATTAGCCGGATCTAAAATGAGTAAATCACTGGTTTGCTTATTTTCATCATACACCCAAGTCATTATATAACCTTCTAACTCTGAGTTTCCATTGGGTTTAGGGACAAAAGCGGGTTCTCCCCCATAACAACCTGGCTTAAATTTGTGAATTTTCCGGCTATTATTGACGATATCATATTGAATTAAGGCAGTAAAATAATTAGGCTTTTGTTTTTGCAACATTTCTTGTTTATCAAGATAAACGGTATAACCAAATTGATATTTTCTGCCGAGTTGTCTTGTGTCTAAAACAGGAAAATCAACATACTGATCATCTAGCGCGTTAGATTTAACCGTTTTTGTGTCTAAATTAATAACTAATCTGTGAAAATTAGAAGAATTCGATAAAATCGCTTCTAAAGAGCTTTCAAATTTCATCGAAGGATAATACACAAAATCAACTGAAATATTTCCGTTTTCTTCAAAAGCATTCATAAAATGCCAAACCCAAAAAGATTCTGTTTCAATGACAATAGGAGATTGATTCAGATTTTTATGATTAACTAAAATAATTTTTGTACCTTTTTCAGGTTGCCAGATAAAAGGGTTATTATTTTCTCTCGCTTGGGTTAAATCAAACCCTAAAGGACAAACAAAGAAAATCGCATAATTTTCTGTGATTGCCATATCATGTAATAATGCAGGTTGAGAAAGCTCAATCGGTAAAGTTTTAATTATTTTTCCTTGAGCATCGGCTACATAATAATGTAAATAAGGAGGGTTAAAGAAAGAATAACGATAAAAATGTAGCTCCTTCGTCACTGGATCAAGTTTAGGATGAGCCGTCATTGCTTGCTCTAATTTTCCTCCAAAATTCCACACTCCAATGGTTTCTAATTCTGGAGTCATTTGATAAGGTAATCCAATCTCACATAAAGCTAGCAGTTTATCTCCATAACTAATAATATTCGTATTAGCAGAATTATGAAATTTAAATTCAGCAAGTTCTTTCCCTTCAAACATTTTATAGGCTAATTCTGTCGTCTGTACCCAACGATTTTTATATCTAACTTTTCCTCCATTAAAATAAATAGCGTGTAACATTCCATCCCCTTCTAAAGGATAATTATAAGTTGCCGGTTTAAACATAGGATTAGGCCCGTTACGGACATACATTCCCTCTAAATCCATCGGAATTTGACCGGTAATTTTTACGTTATTTATATCGACTTCTTCAAAAACAGGAGCATTAATTCCTTGAAGAAAAATATCGTTACTTGTCCAAGGTTGATATTTTTTCCAGTGTTTATAAACCGGTTGTGACTTGACGCTTAAGGGGTGAGTTACAACAGAAGCAACCGAAGAGGCGATCGCGGTTAATAAAAAGTCTCGTCTTTTCATGGGATTAAATAAAATTTAGTCAATTAAGGATTTATTTAGGAGTTATATTGGAGAGTTAATTAGAAGCGGCAAACCCATCATTTTTCATTAACTTGCTGGCTAATTTGAGATCAATTCTAATGCCTTCTGTAGGAAAATAACGCATAATATCAATTGCTGTCCATCCCTCCTCATCTTGATTAAGGGCGGCTAAAATTAAGGCACTCCGAATGGCATAAAATCCATTGTAATTATAATGAGTGCTGAAAATTTCTCCCATCCCTTTAAGCAGATCTTCCATCATAGGAGTCCGCAATAAACGGGAAAATCGTACATGATCAATAGTGTGACGCTGTTGTAGAATTTCCCGAAGATTACTCAAGGTTTCTTTATCTATAAAATTGGCATAAAAGGCAAACTCTTTGGTAAGTCTTCCTTCTTTGGCATAAGTTTCTAAAGAATCTACAGATAGAGAAAATTTTAAAGGCCCATAAACGAAATAAAGCCGTTCTGCGCTTAAGGCTGATTTGGGGATGAAAGTCACTAAACCGATTCCTAAACCCGCTATCAAAGACAATTTTAATAAGTTTAGTTTTAATTGGTTAAAAATCATTGTAAAATTTTTACAATCATAAAGAATCTTATAGATAAATTCTAGAAAGTCAAACCCCGTACAATTCTTAAATTTTCCTTGAGAATTACGAATAAAGACCCAAAATCCTTTATTGATTTTTGAAAAAAAAACTGTTCTCTTCAAACTTTTTTAAGTTTAATTTAGGGATGATGGTTAAAATAGCAATAACTTCGTTTTTAGAATGATTGGAGAGACGAAATGATTGAACCTATCGGCGTAGAAACCCAATCCGTCCTCACTTCCCTTGGCACAATGGTTTACTATACTCCCACTAAACCCCCCTGGCCAGAAGCCAGCCAAACCAACGGGGAAACTTTGCCAACCTTAGTTTTTTTACATGGTTTTGGCGGAGGTTCTTCAGCTTACGAGTGGTCAAAAGTTTATCCCGCCTTTGCTAGCGATTATCGGGTATTAGCACCAGATTTAATCGGGTGGGGACGGTCTCAACATCCCGAACGAAACTACAAACCCGAAGATTACATCACTACTATCATTGAGTTTATCGAAAAAACTTGTAATGTGCCTGTTCCGGTGGTTGCCTCTTCTCTAACGGCGGCGTTTACCATTCGCGCGGCTATTCAACGGCCAGAGTTATTTAAATGCCTCATTTTGACGACTCCTGCCGGTTTATCGGATTTTGGGGAAGATTACACCAATAGCTTTTTTGCTCAAATCGTGAAAACTCCTTTTGTAGACAAATTTATTTATAACTTAGGGGTTGCGACTTCAGGAGGGATTGAGAGTTTTTTACAAAATCGTCAATTTGCTCATCCTGAACGGATTTATCCAGAAATTGTGCAGGCTTATTTACAATCTGCTCAACAACCTAATGCAGAATATGCCGCTCTTTCTTTTGTGCGAGGAGATTTATGCTTTGATTTATCTCGATATATCACTCAATTAAAAACCCCGACTGCTATGATATGGGGACAAAAATCCCAGTTTACTGGGCCTGACATTGGCAGACGTTTAGCCGCGATGAATCCAGAAGCGGTGAAATGTTTTCAAGAATTAGACGACGTTGGCTTAACTCCACAGTTAGAATTACCTGGAGTGACGGTAGGACTAATTAGAAAGTTTTTAAAACTCTTAAATGATTAAAACTATAGGGACTTATCAATGGATAATGGAGAGGATTGAAACAAAGGAAAAATTTTTAAAATTTTCTCCTCCAAAAAAGAGGTCTTAAACCAAAGTGATTAATGATCAATTATCCATTATTGAACTATCCATAAAAAAGTAGGGTGAATAAGAGTTATTCATCCCACTTTATTTAATCCCACAAGGAAAACTTAAGAATCGAAAAATATAGTTTCAACTCAAAAATTGCTTTAGGGTTTAGTATAGCCTATTTTTAAGGGGTTTAATTTTTTTTTGAGATCATAAAATTCATTTTTCGGGCTTATTTGTATAAAGTTTTTAAGAAGTAAGCAAAATTTATTAATCTACTTAAGTAGTGTTTCTTAAGTAGATTTGTTAAGATTAAAATCAATAATCATCAAGAATTATAAAATGCTTGTTGGCTTTTGCTCTATGCCTAACCTCACAATTAACTTTAATCTTGTCCGGATAGTGAACAGACACGATACACTAAACAATAAACTAGGTTAGTGTGACCCTAACTCTAACTCTACTATTATCGCTCTCAAAAGAGATTGCTATCATGCCTAACCGTCTTGCTCAAGTCAAAAGCCTCTATCTTCGTAAACACGCTGACAATCCCATTGATTGGTGGAGTTGGTGCGATGAAGCTCTATCTAGCGCTAAAGCCGAAAATAAACCCATTTTTCTCTCGATCGGGTATTCTAGCTGTCACTGGTGTACCGTTATGGAAGGAGAAGCTTTTTCTGATGGGGCGATCGCGGAGTACATGAATGCCAATTTCTTACCGATTAAAGTTGATCGAGAAGAAAGGCCGGATCTCGATAGTATATATATGCAAGCGCTCCAGATGATGATCGGACAAGGGGGTTGGCCGCTCAATATTTTTCTGACTCCAGATGATTTAGTTCCCTTTTATGGAGGAACGTATTTCCCCGTAGAACCTCGTTACAATCGTCCGGGTTTCCTCCAAGTCTTACAGTCAGTTCGGCATTTTTACGACACCGAAAAAGAAAAACTGAAATCGTTTAAACAAGAAATTTTAGAAGTTCTTCACAATTCTACCATATTACCTCTGAGTGACACCAATCTTCAAGCCCATGAATTGTTCTATCGAGGCTTAAAAACGAACACCCAAGTCATTACTAAAAGTGTCGGTGATTTTGGCCGTCCGAGTTTTCCGATGATTCCTTATGCCTCCTTAATTTTACAGGGAAGCCGTTTTAAGTTTGAATCAGATTATGATGGGAAACAAGCGGCTGAGGCCAGAGGAGCAGATTTAGCGTTAGGGGGAATTTACGATCATGTGGGAGGTGGATTTCATCGCTATACGGTAGATTCGACTTGGACAGTCCCCCATTTTGAAAAAATGCTCTATGATAATGGGCAAATTATCGAATATTTGGCTAATCTTTGGAGTAGCGGCTCTCAATATCCCTCTTTTCAACGAGCGATCGCCGGAACGGCACAATGGTTAAAACGAGAAATGACTGCACCTGAAGGCTATTTTTATGCGGCTCAAGATGCAGATAATTTTGTTCATTCGGAGGATGCCGAACCTGAAGAAGGTGCTTTTTATGTTTGGCGTTATTCAGATTTAGAAAAGTTATTGAGTGAAGATGAATTAGAGGCGTTAAAAACAGCATTTACCATTACACCAGAGGGAAATTTTGAAGGAAGTAATGTCTTACAACGGACTCAAGAAGGAACATTTACAGAAGATTTTGAAGAGATTTTAGATAAATTATTTGGGGTGCGATATGGTGCATCTTCTCAAGATATTGAACATTTTCCACCGGCTAGAAATAATCAAGAGGCAAAAACCGGCAATTGGCAAGGCCGAATTCCCCCAGTCACCGATACAAAAATGATCGTCGCTTGGAATAGTTTAATGATTTCTGGGTTAGCGAGAGCTTATGGGGTATTTAGAGAGCCGTTATATTGGGAATTAGCCACCGGTGCGGCTGAATTTATTTGTCAAAATCAATGGCAAAATGGCCGTCTTCATCGCTTAAATTATGAAGGACAAGCAACCGTATTGGCTCAATCTGAAGATTATGCTTTTTTAATTAAAGCGTTATTGGATTTACAAACCGCTTTCCCTTCAAAAACCGAATGGTTAAACAAAGCGATCGAAATTCAAGAGGAATTTGATAATTTATTTTGCTCGGTAGAAATGGGAGGATATTATAATAATGCCACCGATAATAGTGAGGATTTGTTAGTTAGAGAAAGAAGTTATCTTGATAATGCGACTCCTTCAGCCAATGGAATAGCTATTACCAATTTAATTCGCTTAGGACGATTAACAGAAAATTTAAGTTATTTCGAGCAAGCAGAACGAGCATTACAAGCTTTTAGCTCTATTTTAAGTCAATCTCCCCAAGCTTGTCCGAGTTTATTTACCGCGTTAGATTGGTATCGTCATGGGATTTCTGTTCGCGCTACCTCGCAAATTTTAGAGAGATTAATTTTTCAATATTTTCCCACAGCAGTTTATCGAGTTGATGCTGAACTTTCAGATCAGACTGTAGGTTTAGTCTGTCAAGGACTATCCTGTTTAGAACCGGCTACTACCTTAGAAAAATTACAAACGCAAATGAAGCAGGCTACCTCTTCATTATAAGTAGGGAATAAAGACGTTTTCTAGAAAGTATTAGAGAGTTTTTCTGTCTGTTTGCAGAAAATACGACTTTTGTTAGAGGGATAGCCCTAGAGTAATGGCTATGATGAGTTTGTGTACAAAAATTTGATTGGTAATAAATATCGACCAATCTCCTATTGTGTTCACTTTATTGATAACTAGATTGATTGGGCTATTTTTGATTAAACAATAGTCGAATAATCTTGTGTTTACGGTCAAAAATTGAAGAAAAAATGCAACGGAGGATTATTATGATTAATGTAATTGATCAGACCATCTCTTTTTTAAAAGAATATAAAATCGATCGTCTTTTTGCTGGTATTTTCGCCGTTATTTTATTATTTGTAACTAATGCGGATCTGGGCAATAATTCTAAACCTATAGGAGAAAGAATTGGCGAACAACAACACGAAACCAGCGTCAATAGTGAAAGACCCAAAACAACTGGAGAATTACTAGATGAAGCCAGAGGAGATGTTCCTTTTGATGAAAGAATGAAAAATATTACCAGAGATTCTAAAGAAGCGTTTCAACAATTTGGCGAAGGTATTACCACCAGTGCTAAAGAAAGCTTACGGGAATTAAAAGATAATGTAACTCCGGGTCAATAAATAAAACTTTTTTAAGTTTTTGAGACTTTGAAAGGTTCAGCTATAGGAACAAAGTTAAGGCTGTTTTATCTTTCTGGGCCAAAATAGTTTGACCTCACCTTCTAACCCCCTTTCCTTGAGGAGAGGGGGAACTTTTTTTACTTCAATTTACGAATTTACGACGTAAGAGAAAAACGGTTGCGCCAGTACCCGCTATAACCATAGTAGTGGCTAAAGGGTTTAAAGGAATCGATGCAAAATGAACATCACGGTTCATCTTTTGGGAGATGTTCTGAACTTCTATTCCTTTATTACTGACGGGAATCGTTAAATAATCTTCGTGTCCTTCGTCTTTAATAATTTGTACTTCCCAGTCCCCAGGAATTGAGGTATCGGGAGTAAAGGAAAAATTGCCATTCTCATCAGTAGTTGTTTCTAACCAAGGTTCAGAAGGATTGTTAGGAGCATATACAATGACTTTAGCTTCTTGTAGGGGTTCTCCTGTGCTAAAAGTCGTTTTTAAATCCAGTTTTTCGCTCAATTCTAAGTCAAAAGCGTAGTTTGTCTCAATGGCGTGAGCTAAAACTTGAGTTGGCAATCCTAAAATTGTTAGAAACATTAATGGTAATAATAGAGTTTTTTTCACAGTAATTTCTCCTGTTAATATCTCTGTGTATTTTTAACGTCGTTTCTGATTTTAGTCTGTTCCCTGGGAGTTTGGTTTGACCTCCCCCAACCCCTTCTACGAGGAGGGGAGAAAAATCTATTATCGTTTCATCCGTAGACTCATGTTAGTGACACAAAGAATAATTTAAATGCGTAACAGCTTATGGTCGCAGTACCCTTGCGGAGACTTTGATGGTGGGCAATGGAGGGGCTGTGTCGAATGCCGCTAACTTCTCTAGGAAAAATATCTCGAAACCATGAATGGGGAAAGGGAAAAGGGGAATGGGGAAAGGAGGAAAGAAAAACCGAAAAGTTTGAATAGATCTTCATGTTACCTCAGATCTTGGGAGCAATCTTATTTTCACGAATGTTATTCCCTTGCCCTTTGCCCCTTACCCTTTTCCCCACTGTGTAAGGCTTTCAGCTTAAGGCGCGTGGCATTCGGGGCTGTGTCCACTTATCAAACGGCGGACTTTCATCAACGCCCCGTCCCACCCTACAAACTACTGATACTAAATCCGGTTCACATAAGTTTCTTTTGTAGAGACGTTGCATACAAGGTCTCTACGAGGTTGATGAAAAAGATAAAGAAACTTTGGCAATAGGATTTGGTATGAATTAAAAAACCCTGCCAATACAGCAGGGCAATTATTATAAGCAAGAGGAGACTAATTCCGTTCACTCAGAGGTCAACAAGAGAAACTTTGAGAGCTAAGTGAGCTAAATGAGTTTACGATGTCGCTATTCCTGGGATTTCATCTAACCGGATGAGAGATTATCCGTTTCCGATGGGGAACTTATAGACATTCCTCTCATTCTTGTAGTTAAAAGTTACTTGAGCATTTAGGGAGCTAGTCGTCACTGATTCAGCTTCTTATCTTAGTTTCTGTTCTTAGAATATTAAATGATCTCAGGGGATGTCAGTCCCATCATTAAGGGAATTTTGACGGTTAATCTGGGTTTATTAGTAGAAAAATGTAGAATTTAGTGGCCTCTTTCCCTAAGAAAACTTTAACCGGATTATTTTTGACAAGTCAATAACCTGGCTTTTTCAAAAGGAACAAATATATAATCTCTATCCGAACAGGGATTAGCAATTAGGGTGACTAATTGAACGATATTTTCTTGACGATCGCCTTGACTAAAGCTAATTTCCCCAGTCACTCCTTGAGCTTTAAAATTAGGATGTCTTAAAGTTTTTTGTAATTGAATGCGTTTGAGTTTTGGATTTAATTTAATCATAATCGAGTCGAGAAAATTAGAGGAGGGGTGTTCAGCCAGAGCTTGAGCTAAGGTTAAAGTAGCATCATATCCCATTGCTGTACGCCAACTGACTGATCCTTTCCATTCTTTTTCTGCTCTTTTAGGAAATTCTTGATCTTTACTATTTAAAGGATGCCAAGGAATAGCAATGACTATCCCTTCAGCAAATTTTCGTCTATTGAGAGTGAAAGAACTATATAAAGTATCAGAACCAATGAGGGGTAATTTATTGTTATTGGCTACGATCAAATCTAACCCATTGTTAAAAGAATAATCTTCTACTCGTCCATCAGGAATTAAAAAGATGGCTTGGCTTCCTTGTTTCCGCACCTCTTCCATAGCTTGATAAGCATTAAAGTTCTGATTTTTTAGCTGATCAAATAGTTGAATACTTCTTCCTTGAAAGCTTCTCTCAAAGGCTTTTTTAAAAGATTGACTAAAATTACTATCAGCATTATAAAATACCGCGACTTTTTGAATATTATTTTTAATTAAATAGTTAGCAATTTCCTTAGCTTTGTTTTCGTCTGGGGATACTGTCCGAAAAAAGAAGGGACTACTATTGGTTAAATCTTCTGATGTGCTAGTCGGTGAAATTAGAACTAACTGATGTTGCTCGTAAACCGGAATAGAGGCTTGAGTAACATCACTAGGATAATTACCAATCACCCCTAAAATCTTAGGGACTTTTCCTAACTTTTTGGCAATGGTTTTAGCTCGGCTTGGTTTATTATCATCATCAGCAATGATCACTTGTAAACCATAGTCTTTAATTAGATTATTATTATTAATATACTGTTGAGCTTGAGCAACTCCTCTGAGAATTTCTTGTCCCGCATCTGAACCATTATTTTTATCTTTTAAGGGTAAAGAAACCGCTATAGTATAAGTCGGAGTTTGATTAACGATTAATTCGACATTATTTAGGTAAATTAGACTTTCTGGATCGTTAGGTTGTTCTTTTCTTGCTTGTTTAAATTTTGAAAGGGCTTCTGTATAATTGCCTTCTTGATAAGCTTTTACGCCTTCCTCCTTTGCTAAAGAGAAATGATCATCATTAATAATAACTCCCGCGCAACTGATGAAATCTGATTCTGAAACGGGACAAGGTTTCGGGAACAGTTGCCAAACTATCCAAATGAAAGATAGAATTATCCCTGCTCCTAAAGAGATTTTGAGTAGATTATTCTCCTTATTTTTTTTTTGTTTATCACCATCAATGACAGTCTCTTTTCTCTCAAGTTCACGTAAATTTGTTAATCCTTCCTCCACTAATTGATAACGCTTTTTAAAATCATAAGCTGTCATTTTATTAATAATAGTCGCCAATTGAGGGTTAAGATTAACTTGTTGAGACCAGATAAATTGATCCTCATGATTTAACTCCCATTTTTCCTGAGTCGGGTCACTTCCCGTCAAAGCTTGTATAGCGATAATTCCCACTGCATAGAGATCACTATTAAACTGAGGATAACCCATTAATT belongs to Gloeothece citriformis PCC 7424 and includes:
- a CDS encoding carotenoid oxygenase family protein: MKRRDFLLTAIASSVASVVTHPLSVKSQPVYKHWKKYQPWTSNDIFLQGINAPVFEEVDINNVKITGQIPMDLEGMYVRNGPNPMFKPATYNYPLEGDGMLHAIYFNGGKVRYKNRWVQTTELAYKMFEGKELAEFKFHNSANTNIISYGDKLLALCEIGLPYQMTPELETIGVWNFGGKLEQAMTAHPKLDPVTKELHFYRYSFFNPPYLHYYVADAQGKIIKTLPIELSQPALLHDMAITENYAIFFVCPLGFDLTQARENNNPFIWQPEKGTKIILVNHKNLNQSPIVIETESFWVWHFMNAFEENGNISVDFVYYPSMKFESSLEAILSNSSNFHRLVINLDTKTVKSNALDDQYVDFPVLDTRQLGRKYQFGYTVYLDKQEMLQKQKPNYFTALIQYDIVNNSRKIHKFKPGCYGGEPAFVPKPNGNSELEGYIMTWVYDENKQTSDLLILDPANFEGEPIATVHLPVRVPNGFHGNWISHHG
- a CDS encoding alpha/beta hydrolase, with protein sequence MIFNQLKLNLLKLSLIAGLGIGLVTFIPKSALSAERLYFVYGPLKFSLSVDSLETYAKEGRLTKEFAFYANFIDKETLSNLREILQQRHTIDHVRFSRLLRTPMMEDLLKGMGEIFSTHYNYNGFYAIRSALILAALNQDEEGWTAIDIMRYFPTEGIRIDLKLASKLMKNDGFAASN
- a CDS encoding bifunctional serine/threonine-protein kinase/ABC transporter substrate-binding protein; the encoded protein is MPNNQVQLSTRMPLNPADIIRERYRIIRLLGVGGFGETYLVEDLDCFQTQKVLKRLTEPNATQEAQELFQQEAELLLRLGTEHPQIPQIFAYFAEDDRFYLVQEYIQGHCLDEELTTPWSEEKVINFLEDLLCIVQDIHQQRVIHRDIKPSNLIRRDRDQKIVLIDFGAATVRRTDRAPTATRIIGTLGYAPAEQLMGYPQFNSDLYAVGIIAIQALTGSDPTQEKWELNHEDQFIWSQQVNLNPQLATIINKMTAYDFKKRYQLVEEGLTNLRELERKETVIDGDKQKKNKENNLLKISLGAGIILSFIWIVWQLFPKPCPVSESDFISCAGVIINDDHFSLAKEEGVKAYQEGNYTEALSKFKQARKEQPNDPESLIYLNNVELIVNQTPTYTIAVSLPLKDKNNGSDAGQEILRGVAQAQQYINNNNLIKDYGLQVIIADDDNKPSRAKTIAKKLGKVPKILGVIGNYPSDVTQASIPVYEQHQLVLISPTSTSEDLTNSSPFFFRTVSPDENKAKEIANYLIKNNIQKVAVFYNADSNFSQSFKKAFERSFQGRSIQLFDQLKNQNFNAYQAMEEVRKQGSQAIFLIPDGRVEDYSFNNGLDLIVANNNKLPLIGSDTLYSSFTLNRRKFAEGIVIAIPWHPLNSKDQEFPKRAEKEWKGSVSWRTAMGYDATLTLAQALAEHPSSNFLDSIMIKLNPKLKRIQLQKTLRHPNFKAQGVTGEISFSQGDRQENIVQLVTLIANPCSDRDYIFVPFEKARLLTCQK
- a CDS encoding alpha/beta fold hydrolase, which encodes MIEPIGVETQSVLTSLGTMVYYTPTKPPWPEASQTNGETLPTLVFLHGFGGGSSAYEWSKVYPAFASDYRVLAPDLIGWGRSQHPERNYKPEDYITTIIEFIEKTCNVPVPVVASSLTAAFTIRAAIQRPELFKCLILTTPAGLSDFGEDYTNSFFAQIVKTPFVDKFIYNLGVATSGGIESFLQNRQFAHPERIYPEIVQAYLQSAQQPNAEYAALSFVRGDLCFDLSRYITQLKTPTAMIWGQKSQFTGPDIGRRLAAMNPEAVKCFQELDDVGLTPQLELPGVTVGLIRKFLKLLND
- a CDS encoding tetratricopeptide repeat protein: MEIKLLYFISPLIFNSLSLLIPTTTLGTSLLENPNLIQSAKSEQILEIAQNNADEIEMLSELIRDNPDDAYAYLQRGAIYAANEDYQKAIQDYNQSLTLDSNNAQAYNYRGTAYYWLENYQQALEDFNQALSLKPDVALLYYNRAYVRQKLGDKQGAIEDFKQGADISLKQGDTETYQKAMELIKDLEQ
- a CDS encoding thioredoxin domain-containing protein, with the protein product MPNRLAQVKSLYLRKHADNPIDWWSWCDEALSSAKAENKPIFLSIGYSSCHWCTVMEGEAFSDGAIAEYMNANFLPIKVDREERPDLDSIYMQALQMMIGQGGWPLNIFLTPDDLVPFYGGTYFPVEPRYNRPGFLQVLQSVRHFYDTEKEKLKSFKQEILEVLHNSTILPLSDTNLQAHELFYRGLKTNTQVITKSVGDFGRPSFPMIPYASLILQGSRFKFESDYDGKQAAEARGADLALGGIYDHVGGGFHRYTVDSTWTVPHFEKMLYDNGQIIEYLANLWSSGSQYPSFQRAIAGTAQWLKREMTAPEGYFYAAQDADNFVHSEDAEPEEGAFYVWRYSDLEKLLSEDELEALKTAFTITPEGNFEGSNVLQRTQEGTFTEDFEEILDKLFGVRYGASSQDIEHFPPARNNQEAKTGNWQGRIPPVTDTKMIVAWNSLMISGLARAYGVFREPLYWELATGAAEFICQNQWQNGRLHRLNYEGQATVLAQSEDYAFLIKALLDLQTAFPSKTEWLNKAIEIQEEFDNLFCSVEMGGYYNNATDNSEDLLVRERSYLDNATPSANGIAITNLIRLGRLTENLSYFEQAERALQAFSSILSQSPQACPSLFTALDWYRHGISVRATSQILERLIFQYFPTAVYRVDAELSDQTVGLVCQGLSCLEPATTLEKLQTQMKQATSSL
- a CDS encoding carboxypeptidase-like regulatory domain-containing protein produces the protein MKKTLLLPLMFLTILGLPTQVLAHAIETNYAFDLELSEKLDLKTTFSTGEPLQEAKVIVYAPNNPSEPWLETTTDENGNFSFTPDTSIPGDWEVQIIKDEGHEDYLTIPVSNKGIEVQNISQKMNRDVHFASIPLNPLATTMVIAGTGATVFLLRRKFVN